Proteins encoded by one window of Phenylobacterium soli:
- a CDS encoding UrcA family protein, producing MPRRIAACALFLAVAFFAAPGRAEPHPTRAAADAVFALEVDLQSEAGARAVLARIRSAAGVTCGGPKEAKLAASRYEACVEDTVARAIRMLGDARLVRLHRGEDAPAGAFQETRR from the coding sequence ATGCCCCGCAGGATCGCCGCCTGCGCACTCTTCCTGGCCGTGGCGTTCTTCGCCGCGCCGGGGCGCGCCGAGCCTCACCCCACGCGCGCCGCGGCCGACGCGGTCTTCGCCCTGGAGGTCGACCTCCAGAGCGAGGCCGGCGCGCGCGCCGTGCTCGCCAGGATCCGCTCCGCCGCCGGCGTCACCTGCGGCGGCCCCAAGGAGGCGAAGCTGGCGGCGTCCCGCTACGAGGCCTGCGTCGAGGACACCGTGGCGCGGGCGATCCGGATGCTCGGCGATGCGCGGCTGGTGCGGCTGCACCGCGGCGAGGACGCGCCCGCCGGCGCCTTCCAGGAAACCCGCCGCTAG